In Plodia interpunctella isolate USDA-ARS_2022_Savannah chromosome 17, ilPloInte3.2, whole genome shotgun sequence, one genomic interval encodes:
- the LOC128677321 gene encoding uncharacterized protein LOC128677321, with protein MSRLRLNLKLITLTVVLDLTLGNSVDDCTTRSNLHRPTTSAAQRKDVKFNVHGLVPSVFTAFHDDYSINYDVIPAYAKHLAHSNFSGILVGGTTGQHMALSLEDRKNLIDAWVKVAKVEGLRTFVQVGGAAYPDVMELAKYSEESGADAILTLPDLYFRPKTIDELVCYVQDVSNAAPKTPILYYHTPNATNVKLDMPAFVAAASARIPNFKGIKSTSPDLEEEVQLRKILREDQEFFRGGHALIASSLSLGGRSFMTPAITLFPRISQDLYHAGLNNEVETARELQKLLNMAVEAHLTEGPFNPTVRAGLEIMTGLKMGPPARPLRPISADAKRRIHDRLIFLKLTKSIDTISFVDNLFKRQSPLGMLVARSCQQSISRLIGKMVSFNFQGLMPAMFTALNDDYSVNYDIIPSYAKFMADSGMKSILVGGTTGEHVCFSVETRKKLISEWVKVAKPLGLHVQVHVGGTAFPNVIELAKHAEKVGADSIITLPELYFKPASVDDLVFYLEKVAKAAPTLPVLFYHNPKRSKVEMDMPKFIEAATARIPNFKGIKFAVNDLSIAKEALKKHKEGQVMFFAGDTLVAPAVLMGIRCTMCTSFSLFPRLALDIVQAAEAGDVKKAMALQEKLTQAVEAHLAEGDWVPALKAGMELATGLNMGPPAIPNRPVSPEGKQRIYTKLKQLGLVN; from the exons GTGAAATTCAATGTTCACGGGTTGGTACCGTCAGTATTCACGGCCTTCCATGACGATTACTCCATCAACTATGACGTCATTCCAGCTTACGCCAAGCATTTGGCTCATTCTAATTTCTCAGGAATTTTGG TGGGCGGCACTACAGGCCAGCACATGGCGCTGTCACTAGAAGACCGGAAGAACCTGATTGATGCGTGGGTCAAGGTGGCGAAGGTGGAGGGCTTGCGGACCTTTGTGCAAGTTGGGGGAGCTGCCTATCCAGACGTCATGGAATTG GCGAAATACAGTGAAGAATCTGGCGCTGACGCCATCCTCACGCTGCCTGATCTCTACTTCCGGCCGAAGACCATAGACGAGCTAGTTTGTTATGTTCAGGATGTCTCCAATGCAGCTCCTAAAACGCCCATCCTCTACTATCACACGCCAAACGCGACCAACGTTAAAT TGGACATGCCAGCTTTCGTAGCGGCAGCCTCAGCGCGCATCCCTAACTTCAAAGGCATCAAGTCCACGTCCCCAGACCTGGAGGAAGAGGTCCAACTGCGCAAGATCCTACGCGAAGACCAGGAGTTCTTCCGCGGTGGTCACGCT TTGATAGCCAGCTCACTGTCACTCGGTGGTCGTTCATTCATGACTCCAGCCATCACTCTGTTCCCGCGCATTTCCCAAGACCTGTACCATGCTGGACTCAACAATGAAGTCGAGACAGCTCGTGAATTGCAGAAGTTACTCAATATGGCTGTGGAGGCCCATCTTACTGAAG GTCCATTCAACCCCACAGTAAGGGCAGGTTTGGAGATAATGACAGGTCTGAAGATGGGTCCGCCGGCACGCCCCCTAAGGCCCATATCAGCCGATGCGAAGAGAAGAATCCACGATAggcttatatttttaaaacttaccaaa TCAATTGATACGATATCTTTTgttgacaatttatttaaacgacAGTCTCCACTTGGCATGCTGGTGGCGCGATCGTGTCAACAATCAATTTCGAGGTTGATCGGCAAAAtg GTATCGTTCAACTTCCAAGGGCTGATGCCCGCGATGTTCACAGCCCTCAACGACGATTACTCCGTCAACTACGACATCATACCTTCTTACGCTAAGTTCATGGCTGATTCTGGCATGAAATCAATTTTGG TTGGAGGAACAACGGGAGAACACGTGTGCTTCTCAGTGGAGACGAGGAAGAAGTTGATTTCCGAGTGGGTGAAGGTAGCCAAGCCGCTGGGCTTGCACGTCCAGGTCCATGTTGGGGGCACCGCTTTCCCTAATGTCATTGAATTG GCTAAACACGCAGAGAAAGTCGGGGCTGATTCCATCATCACACTACCGGAGTTGTACTTCAAGCCAGCGTCCGTGGACGACCTGGTCTTTTACTTGGAAAAGGTCGCCAAAGCTGCCCCCACACTGCCAGTTCTATTCTACCACAACCCCAAGAGGAGCAAGGTTGAAA TGGACATGCCCAAATTTATCGAAGCCGCCACCGCACGCATCCCTAATTTCAAGGGCATCAAGTTCGCGGTCAATGACCTCAGCATCGCCAAGGAAGCCCTGAAAAAGCACAAGGAAGGACAAGTGATGTTTTTCGCCGGCGATACG CTCGTAGCGCCCGCAGTCTTAATGGGCATCCGCTGCACAATGTGCACATCCTTTAGTCTGTTCCCGCGACTGGCCTTAGACATCGTCCAGGCCGCAGAGGCAGGAGACGTGAAGAAGGCTATGGCTTTGCAGGAAAAACTGACTCAGGCTGTTGAGGCCCATTTGGCTGAAG GTGATTGGGTGCCCGCGTTGAAGGCAGGCATGGAGCTAGCTACTGGTCTGAACATGGGCCCACCAGCCATCCCCAACAGGCCAGTGTCTCCTGAGGGTAAACAGAGGATATACACCAAACTCAAACAATTAGGACTTGTCAATTAA